Proteins found in one Camelus bactrianus isolate YW-2024 breed Bactrian camel chromosome X, ASM4877302v1, whole genome shotgun sequence genomic segment:
- the SATL1 gene encoding spermidine/spermine N(1)-acetyltransferase-like protein 1, with amino-acid sequence MNQSITSLPDFNQPGVRQPGMNQLSRSQPDTNQQGMKQPGMWQSGPCQISTRQPGTWQQGRSQSIMSQPGTRQAGMRQSDLSQSSMSLPSLRQPSLSQSGASQPGPSLSGISQTGRSQPGMWYPGPSQSGASQPGPSQSGISQTGRSQPGMWQPGPSQPHLSQPDMRQPGMRQPRGSQSGVKQSSLISFRVRPAEAQDCLEILRLIKELAACENMVDAVKLTANDLLRDGFGENPLFYCLIAEVHTHQKPTSKVTVGFAMYYFTYDPWIGRLLYLEDFYVIQAYRGLGIGAEMLKRLSQIAIRSQCSCMHFLVVIWNQASIDYYTRRGALDLSSEEGWHLFRFNRGELMDMAGEE; translated from the exons ATGAACCAATCAATCACAAGCCTACCAGACTTTAACCAACCAGGCGTCAGACAACCAGGCATGAACCAATTAAGCAGGAGCCAACCGGACACAAACCAACAGGGCATGAAGCAACCAGGCATGTGGCAATCAGGCCCATGCCAAATAAGCACAAGGCAACCTGGCACGTGGCAACAAGGCCGAAGCCAATCAATCATGAGTCAGCCAGGCACGAGGCAAGCAGGCATGAGACAATCAGACCTGAGCCAATCAAGCATGAGCCTACCAAGCCTGAGGCAACCAAGCCTGAGCCAATCAGGCGCAAGTCAACCAGGCCCAAGCCTATCAGGCATAAGCCAAACAGGCAGGAGCCAACCAGGTATGTGGTATCCAGGCCCAAGCCAATCAGGTGCAAGTCAACCAGGCCCAAGCCAATCAGGCATAAGTCAAACAGGCAGAAGCCAACCAGGCATGTGGCAACCAGGCCCGAGCCAACCACATCTCAGCCAACCAGACATGAGGCAACCGGGCATGAGGCAACCAAGAGGGAGCCAATCAGGTGTCAAGCAATCAAGCTTGATTTCTTTCCGAGTAAGACCTGCAGAGGCTCAAGACTGCCTGGAAATCCTGCGTCTAATTAAA GAATTGGCTGCCTGTGAAAACATGGTAGATGCAGTGAAGTTAACAGCAAACG ATTTACTCAGGGATGGCTTTGGAGAAAATCCCCTTTTCTACTGCCTGATCGCAGAAGTACACACTCATCAAAAACCAACAA GTAAAGTGACTGTTGGATTTGCCATGTACTACTTTACATACGACCCCTGGATTGGCAGGTTACTTTACCTAGAGGACTTTTATGTCATACAAGCTTACCGAG GTCTAGGTATTGGAGCTGAAATGCTGAAGAGGCTAAGTCAG ataGCCATCAGAAGCCAATGTAGCTGCATGCACTTTCTTGTCGTCATTTGGAACCAGGCTTCTATTGACTACTACACTCGTCGAGGGGCTTTAGACCTTTCCTCCGAGGAGGGCTGGCATCTGTTCAGGTTTAACAGGGGAGAACTCATGGACATGGCGGGGGAAGAGTGA